The following proteins are co-located in the Phragmites australis chromosome 10, lpPhrAust1.1, whole genome shotgun sequence genome:
- the LOC133930314 gene encoding auxin-responsive protein SAUR71-like produces the protein MKRLLRRLSRVAAADACVAAAGTYQPLRPDAAAKTAASASYSFGARQLCGGARVPEGHVPVCVGEEGGPVERYAVRAELLGRPAFAALLRRAAQEYGYGHPGALRIPCPVSDFRALLFQLASSSAADDEAALCYY, from the coding sequence ATGAAGCGCCTGCTCAGGCGGCTCTCCCGCGTGGCCGCGGCAGACGCctgcgtcgccgccgccggcacgTACCAGCCGCTCCGGCCGGACGCCGCGGCGAAGACGGCTGCTTCGGCCTCTTACTCCTTCGGTGCCCGGCAACTTTGCGGCGGCGCGCGCGTGCCGGAGGGGCACGTGCCGGTCTGCGTCGGCGAGGAGGGCGGCCCCGTGGAGCGCTACGCCGTGCGCGCCGAACTCCTGGGCCGGCCGGCCTTCGCAGCGCTGCTCCGGCGCGCCGCCCAGGAGTACGGCTACGGCCACCCGGGCGCGCTCCGCATCCCCTGCCCCGTGTCCGACTTCCGCGCCCTCCTCTTCcagctcgcctcctcctccgccgccgacgaTGAGGCGGCGCTCTGCTACTACTAG
- the LOC133931189 gene encoding probable potassium transporter 13, whose amino-acid sequence MDVESGVPVQPRRRSSWGLQKATLLLAYQSFGVVYGDLCISPVYVYKNTFSGKLRLHEEDEEILGVLSLVLWSLTLIPLLKYIMLVLGADDNGEGGTFALYSLMCRRSRMGLLNNIHADHGSLPAYNQEELREEPKSSLAIKGYFEKHYSLRVVLLLFVLMGTSMVIGDGVFTPTMSVLSAVSGLRIKFPELHENYTVLIACVVLVGLFALQHYGTHRVGFLFAPILLAWLCCIGGIGIYNIFKWNLSVVRALSPYYIYNFFRKTGKDGWSSLGGIVLCITGAEAMFADLGHFSKLSLRLGFTIVVYPCLVLAYMGEAAYLSKHREDLQSSFYKALPDSVFWPVLIIATLATVVGSQAIISAAFSIISQCRALGCFPRIKVVHTSSHVHGQIYIPEVNWVLMLLCLAVTAGFRDTEMIGNAYGLAVILVMFATTCLMFLVITTVWNRNVLWAVLFTFGFGSIELMYLSACLAKVPHGGWLPLLLSLVTLLAMSAWHYGTKKKEEFELQNKVCLDRFLSLSSGIGLVRVPGVGFVYSSAVNGVPPMFAHFVTNFPAFHRVLIFVSLQTLTVPKVSPNERFLVGRVGPPANRLFRCVVRYGYKEGRWDHFNFENELLMKVVEFLQLQEDAAELDDSGELSVIPAAPHSQLLVDVDAAPMASYSSSSGEIDAGVVARRVRFEEPCTGEETKSSEVKTLLEERESGVSYMIGHTCVQAHESSSAVKKFAVNVVYGFLRRNSRRPAVELGIPHTSLVEVGMTYRV is encoded by the exons GGACTTCAGAAAGCAACGCTCTTGCTGGCATATCAGAGCTTCGGAGTTGTGTATGGTGATCTCTGCATTTCACCTGTCTATGTGTACAAGAACACCTTTTCTGGGAAGCTGCGTCTGCatgaggaggacgaggagatcCTTGGGGTGCTGTCTCTGGTCTTATGGAGCCTTACTCTCATACCCCTCCTGAAGTACATCATGCTTGTTCTTGGAGCAGATGACAATGGAGAAG GTGGGACATTTGCATTGTACTCGTTAATGTGTAGGCGCTCCAGGATGGGGCTCCTGAACAACATCCATGCCGATCATGGCTCTCTACCAGCATACAACCAGGAGGAACTTCGAGAGGAGCCGAAGAGTAGTTTGGCCATAAAAGGTTACTTCGAGAAGCATTACTCGCTTCGTGTTGTGCTGCTGCTGTTTGTTCTGATGGGTACTAGTATGGTTATTGGGGATGGCGTCTTCACCCCAACAATGTCAG TGCTATCAGCAGTTTCTGGCCTCAGAATTAAGTTTCCGGAACTACATGAAA ATTACACAGTGCTTATTGCCTGCGTCGTTTTAGTTGGCCTTTTCGCATTGCAACACTACGGAACACACCGTGTTGGGTTCCTATTTGCTCCAATTTTGCTTGCCTGGCTCTGTTGCATTGGCGGCATTGGCATTTACAACATTTTCAAGTGGAACCTTAGTGTCGTCCGTGCTCTCTCCCCGTACTACATATACAACTTCTTCAGGAAGACCGGCAAGGATGGCTGGAGCTCACTTGGAGGGATTGTTCTTTGTATTACAG GTGCTGAAGCAATGTTTGCTGATCTTGGGCATTTCTCAAAGCTTTCACTAAGG CTTGGATTCACAATAGTTGTGTATCCTTGCTTAGTCCTGGCTTACATGGGTGAGGCTGCTTATCTATCAAAACATAGGGAGGACCTTCAAAGCAGCTTTTACAAAGCTCTCCCAG ATAGTGTGTTTTGGCCGGTTTTGATCATTGCAACACTAGCCACAGTTGTTGGGAGCCAAGCGATCATCTCGGCTGCGTTTTCCATCATAAGCCAGTGCAGGGCTTTGGGGTGCTTCCCGCGGATAAAGGTTGTGCACACGTCAAGCCATGTCCACGGCCAGATCTACATACCGGAGGTGAACTGGGTTCTCATGCTTTTGTGCCTGGCTGTCACAGCCGGGTTCCGCGACACCGAAATGATCGGAAACGCCTATG GCCTTGCTGTGATCTTGGTGATGTTTGCAACCACATGCCTGATGTTCCTCGTCATCACCACCGTGTGGAATAGGAATGTTCTATGGGCAGTGCTCTTCACCTTTGGCTTCGGATCCATCGAGCTCATGTACCTGTCGGCGTGCCTCGCCAAGGTCCCCCATGGCGGCTGGCTGCCTCTTCTGCTCTCGCTGGTCACCCTGCTGGCAATGTCGGCGTGGCACTACGGcacgaagaagaaggaggaattCGAGCTGCAGAACAAGGTCTGCCTCGACCGGTTCCTCAGCTTGAGCTCCGGCATTGGCCTCGTGCGCGTCCCCGGCGTGGGCTTCGTCTACTCCAGCGCGGTCAACGGTGTGCCGCCGATGTTCGCCCACTTCGTCACCAACTTCCCGGCATTCCACCGGGTTCTCATCTTCGTGTCGCTCCAGACGCTAACGGTGCCCAAGGTCTCACCGAACGAGCGCTTCCTGGTCGGGCGGGTCGGCCCGCCGGCGAACCGGCTGTTCCGCTGCGTCGTGCGGTACGGCTACAAGGAAGGGAGATGGGACCACTTCAACTTCGAGAACGAGCTGCTGATGAAAGTCGTCGAGTTCCTTCAGCTGCAGGAGGACGCCGCCGAGCTGGATGACTCCGGCGAGCTGTCCGTCATCCCCGCGGCGCCGCACAGCCAGCTGCTGGTCGACGTGGACGCCGCTCCGATGGCGTCGTACAGCAGCTCGTCCGGCGAGATCGACGCCGGCGTCGTCGCCAGGAGGGTCCGCTTCGAGGAGCCGTGCACCGGCGAGGAGACGAAAAGCAGCGAAGTCAAAACGCTGCTGGAGGAGCGGGAGTCCGGCGTGTCGTACATGATCGGCCACACCTGCGTGCAAGCCCACGAGTCGTCGTCGGCAGTGAAGAAGTTCGCCGTAAACGTCGTCTACGGCTTCCTCCGGCGCAACTCGCGGAGGCCCGCGGTCGAGCTCGGCATCCCGCACACCTCCCTCGTCGAGGTGGGCATGACGTACAGGGTGTGA